AATTGAGTTCTGAAATAGAAGCATGTTTCTAGTACTGCTAGTTGATAGTGGTTGAGAAACCAAGGTACTGAACTTCCTGTGTGAACTATGCTGGCTATTCTAAAACTGCTTGGTCAGTTTGAGATCTTCTTGGAGCAGAAATATCAACGTAAATAGAAATGAGAAAAATCAAGGCATTTTAAATGCTTGTCCAAATCACTGGATTCATTAGAAACTGTTAAAGCGGCATATTCTGTGCGTGATTCTCCTATATCTCTGACTGCGTTGTTTATCAGGTGTTGCTATGATCTCAATTTACTACCTGTGATCAAAGAATAGAGCAACACTATTTAAAGTTACAGACTTAAATGCCCGTTCCTTGCTTATACTGTGATAGCTACAAAAATTATCGGACAAGAGATTTCATATTAACAGTAATGAAATCTTCTTATTAAATACCTTGGAGCCAGATGTATGTTTTGCATGTAGTAGCAAAGAACTGAGGTGTGAAGAGGTAAAGTAACTGAAAATAGGTAATATATGTTGGACTATGGTGCTCTATCACCAAAAGTGAATTTATTGTAGCTACATACTGATTTTGAGGGGGTGTGGTTGTAGGTGagtatataaaacatttaaattttttatctTTTAACTTGTATAGAAATGGTTCACAGACAACGTTTAATTTTTATTCAATACCTGTCTTTTAGCTATCACCATATCCAGCAGTCCAACTCTGTCTTATTTGCAACGGAAGGATAAATGTAAAGCAGATCCTATAAAATGTTTCTTCTTAATGTGCACGTTTGGTTAATTGGGAGTATTGTATTTCTTCAGcaacacaattttaaaatggaGAGATGACAAAGTCCATTCAGGTCATTCCTTTTTTTTGTTCATTACCACCATCTCAAGTATAGTGAGGTACACTTGAATATGATGTTCTGGTGGGGAATAGCAAAATGTTGAGGCTACTGAAGGATCATGTCAGCATGCAGGTGCCTCAGCACATTAATGAATACAATGGCTACACCGTTTCATGATTTGTCTTTGTATTTAGCTTATTGTACAGTATTTGGAGTTGTCTCCAAGGTATTTGTATTAAATGAAGTTGTTAAACAGTGCAGAGCTGTTGGCTGTTTCTAGCATGTACATTAGTTGCTCCTTCTGTCCTTACTGGTTTATTCTGGATATTAACTGCTTCTAATAAAATATAGCTAAGGTACAGAAATGATACTCCACCTTACCCATGAGAACAGTCATGGACTCCGCATCCCAGCTCTTTGTTGTGCAAAAATAATCACCTTGGGGCATACATCTGAAAAGCAACTGAGTTCAAATGGCTGTATTTGTCAGGATGAAAGCTGTCCTCCTTGGTCCATTCTGCAAGTGAAGAGTCTTTGAACAAGTAGTGACCCCCCAGAGTGGCACGGTTATTGGCTGCATTTCCACGTTTCATGGTGTTGAGAAACAATTTAATGCTGCCTTGGTTTGTTTTAAGTTAGTTTTTTTTCACGTGAGATTGGATTGACGGGGGAAATAGTTTAGACTCTCCCTGCAGACCCacacactgctacctcgatataacgtgacccaatataacacgaattcggatagaacgcagtaaagcagtgctctggggggccgggactgcgcactccggtgaatcaaagcaagctCAATATAACACCGTTTCATCTATAATGTGGcgagatttttttggctcccgaggacagcgttatatcgaggtagaggtgtagttatttaGGTCTTAACGCTGCATGTTGCTGGAACAAGTAGAGCCAAAGGCAGACTAATTAACAGTTTTTTATAGGTGtgtaacagctttaaaaaaaattaaacattaaagaTAGTAGGGAACTTAATTTGcaggtttttaaataatgtttccATTTTGCCGGTGcctgaaaaaattaaaattctggttcatgcttcctttctatATCATAGGGATTGTGCTCTTTTGCGtctatttttctgtttgcaaGTCACCTTTAATATAGGTTTGGTTTATGGAAAGTTAGTGAGGATAACTGACCTCAGTGACTCAGAGTGGTATAAAAGGTATTCTCTAAGGCATAGGGTAGTTATCAAAAGATGGTGCCAGGCATTAACTGCAGCTGGCGtggagcaggagggaaaaaattgGGACTCAAAGTGATAGCAGGCACTAGTAAATATATTAATGCTTGTGAAACAGAATGAAAACCCAAAAATCTTGACATCAGAGTACGTGCTAGTGTACCACAATAAAAATGATACTTTATTGTATGCTCCAAAACTACTGTGGAAAGAGATGTCCAGATTTCACTCCGATCACACAGGCAAAAAAGTCCTGACCTTGTTATTGTACACTTGTCTGTTGCCTTTAAAACAAGAACAAGACTGTGGTTATTTCATTATCatgctgcatttttttatttccattagTACAGGGCACGTGCTATTTTTACCATGGTAAAAATAACCATCACAACACAAATACCTTTCATCTGCAAGGATCCCAAAGGGCTTCACAGATCATATTCATACAGCACTCCTGATATATAGCCACCTCTAAAGGATAAAGGGCTGTTGCTAATGAACACCTGCAATCCTGAACAACAAGCAGGGAGAGAAATATTTGATCAAGACAGCAGGATAACTCCAGTCTCTTATGAACAGGGCCTTGGGTGatttaaggctgagattttcaaagctgcttaagagatttggatgcccaattcctatttaaattaaataaattggaaTCCAGATCTCTTAGGCATCTTGGAAAATCATATCCTAAATGTCCTCTGGAGTGGACAGGATTTATCTCAACCCTTACCAGGTTGCACTGATACTCAGTTATCTACCTCAGTATAATAATGACAGCTCCAGTCAACCTCACTATCACTATTCTACTACCTTTGCAGATCAATCCAAGGCTTTGATCATTTATCATGGTGCTAACTCACTTGTTTCATTCCTTTGATGGGGGAATGATTGTGACCCACATATAATTATAGCCATTTACTTTCATTTTGGAGACTCCACACAAcattctattatttgtattgtaatagcacctcggagctccagtcatgggccagaaccccccgctgtgctaggcgctgtacaaacatggaacggaaagactgtccctgccccaaggagcttataatatacttgtttttattcattaaaTCTTCATGTCTTGTTCTTAAGTGGCTGGTGCTGCCCATTTGCCATTCCCACTGAGGTCGGCTGGCATTGTGGGTGTGCAGCCCCTCTCAATGGAGGACCCCAAGACCGTTCCCATCCTTCATTTTCAATCATTTGCTGGAAGACACATAAGGAGGCTCAATGTACAGCTACACAGCAGTAGCTGTAATTCTCACTTCAGGTAAATGTACACAAGTGTACTCTGCTAGTGCCTAAtaacagtaaaaagcaacagggtcctgtggcacctttaagactaactgatgtattggagcataagcttttgtgggtgaatgcccacttcgtcggatgcatcgtaggcattcacccacaaaagcttatgctccaatacatcggttagtcttaaagatgccacaggactctctgttgctttttacagatccagactaacacaggtacccctctgatacttaataacaACAGTGTGGCCATGGCAGCGTGGCTCAGTCTAGTTATCCGAGTACAATCCCAACCGAGTCCCTGTTGCACCAGCCAGCTATTATGTAGACTTAGTCTCAGGGACATGCACTAATAAGGCAGGATGGTAACACTTTCAAAAAAAGTGTTTGGGGATGAGTAGGTATTTAAACAAAAGCCCAAACGTCCATATTTCCAATGCTGGGTGCCTAATGTCAGGCTCTTACATCCATAGCGAGGCTCCTAAATAgggtagcctgattttcaaaggggcaaGTGGATTTGTGTGTGCACAGCATTTTTGATAAAGAGGACATTGctatttagccacctaaatagGGCTGTGGACTTTGAGCCAGCTTTTTAAAAGGTCTTTAAGTGCTTAATGATGCAGATAGGGGCCtacagggattttcaaaagtacctttaggcacctaaagaccttttaaaaaaaaacagctcgCCATTCCTCTTGgtaatttccccatctgtacaagggGTATATGCTATGACAGATGTTTTACCAACCAGAAATTAGGGGCTTGTCGCAGGAATCACAGGACAAAATTCTATGGTCACTGTTTTGTAGGAGGTTTGATTAGATGATCACACTAGtcccttctgattttaaaatctataaacCCTTGCACCTTTGTAAAACACTGATATCTACAGCTGAAAGGCACTATATACATGCTAGGGATTATTTCTATCAGGGCTTTTCTTCGGGGTGCTTCAACATCACCTTAGATTAGTTTAGAGAAGTACTATAGCCAAGGAACGTCAGGACTATGCCTCTTCCTCCTTCCATATAAAGGCTGTGCCACCCGTATCCCTCCtcacttcatttttaaatcatcatcatTGGGACCTCCCGATCAGCTGCCAGAAAATAATTATACATTATAATAAAAAGAGAAACTTCACCCCAAACACAAATCTTTGGAAATGGAAAATAGAGATCTCAGAAACAGGCCAGGTGGTGTCCTGTTGTAACAAAACAAAGCATTCGGAGCCACAGCTGTCCCCAGTGTAATTTCTTTGAAATTACAACAGAGATGAAGTCAGCCCTGTGAGGAACTCATAACCAAGTGAGCAGCTGGATCCCACTTAGATGTGTTGCTATAAGATGTTTTACTGCAAAATATGTTGACAAAACTACCTGGGGCTAATTACATGGCTGCAGTTTTAAGGGGTAATCAAATGCTGGGTTTTTATAAGAGATGAGGTGTGTGCCGTATTGCTCAGCGTGAGGCTTTTTACATTTCTGATACAGACACACAGACAATACCATGGTGGTGATTAGGAAGACCCCACTTGCTAGGGACAAGACCACAAAGATGGATATATAGCTGGGCTTTGTTGTAAACTGGGTGCATGGATTGCCCAAAATCTTCTCACTCGTCGTCTGGCTCGATCCTGCTTTGTTAGAAGCAATCACGCACACCCAATAGGTGGTGTCTGGTGAAAGTTTGTATAGCGTATGCTGCCTCGCTGTGGGATAGATCTCATCAACCAGGCTCTTCTCGCTGCCTTTGGAATGGTATGCAAGTTGATAAGTATGAACGACTGAACTGGGGGCACACCAGTGGATCTGAGCTGATGTGTCTGTCGTTTCAGACACTTCTCTGAGCCTCGGTGGATCTGGAACAGTGTCTTCTCCAGACACACCAGGACACAGACATGGGGACAACCTCTGAAGTTCAGAGCATGGCTTCTGGAGGTGGTGGCAGGGGTCGTAGTCACAAGAGACTATTATCGGTTGAGTTATGCTTTCCTTTGATTGATCTTCGTAATAGTCATCTTCATAATCCATGTGTATTACAGCATGGGTAGGATTTGGAATAAGGTTTGTCTTTGTGGGATTTTGCGGCCATTGATCTGTCTGAGATGGACTTACTGTGCCAGGAAAAATAGGAGAGTTTGTCCCTGTTGGTCCTGTCGCTTCAGTGGAAGGGTTATTAGTAGACTGGTAGAATGTTTCCTCTTGGGGAAACAGAGCAGTGGTCGTTGTAGCATTTCTCTTCAATGGATCTGTTTTGATTGTACTCGCAGTGCTTTGCTGAGTTAAGGAGTCGCCATAAAGCTCTCCCAGAATTGTTGAAGAGGTGGCTGTGGTTCCTTCAGTAGTGGGATCGGTAGTAGATTTGGAAAAAGTGTCCGCACTTGTGGGATCGTTCTTCATCTGAGCTGTTTGCGTCATACTTACCATGTTTCGTGACACCAAGGAGTCACTATAATGTTCTTCGGCAAATAGAGTAGAGTCCATCGTTGCTGCCGCAGTAGTGGAATCGATAATGGGAAGGTTGGAAGAGTCTTCTGTGAGAGGGGGAGTGTTTGATGTGGGGAATGTGGTGTTTCTCTTGGCCTGGCATTCATCATAGAGTTGTAACAGCGAAAGAGACGATGAGGATGAAGGCTTCTCTCTGTCTTCCGAGGCTGTGTTGCAAATTGTGTCGGATGCCCTGCAGGATGAAGCAAACGAGTTAGAATCGACATAACAGTTATAGGACAGTGCCATCAGCATCTATGAAACGTATCAGATAGTGAACTGCTAATGCCAATCAGAAACCTGTTCTCGCACATGAAatctggggccaaagcccagcAGAGTCTTGACTACAGGCTGATTTTCCTCACCATATTACCAACATGTTTTGCAAGGTGCAGCAAATATCCCCTAACTGGGAAGGCCACGGGTCTGATTCAACAAGGTGCCGTGGAAGTTGAAGGCACACCACACAAAGCATTAAGCGCCAAGGCCATGTTGAGTAATGCCTCTCCAAATCTGACAGCAGGGGGCAGTGTAGAGTGAGGTGTAGTTACTTCCACAGTATTCTTAGCCCCAATTGGCTCAGGAATCAGAGCTCACAATTTGACTGCAGATCTCCAGGGCACAATGTCATTAAGGCCACTGAGCTAGCTAACGTTTTATCTGTACTCGCAGTAAAGTACTaatggggagaggcagagaataAATTATCAGTAGATGCCATCATTTTATAGTTCTGCTTGTGTTACCAGCATAGTGCTGCTTTCAAATATAATTAGCCCATACTTAGTTCTTGAAGGAAACTTTATTTTAGATGTCTGACCTTTGAGGAACAGATGGCGATTCTGACTAATATTGATGGGGTTTGTATTTCAACAGGAAAACTACACCATCCATGCATAACTTGTAGCAAAAATTGAAGTAAACAGGCTCGGGATAATCTTTATGCTCACTCCTACATTCCTGGTGTGTGAGTAATATGCAGCTGACAGGTCGTTTACCTTTGCAGTACAACTCTCTCCGGATCAGAAAGGAGCCAGGAAAGTCCACAGTTGCACTCTAAAGGATTTCCATACAGGTTGATGCTGATGCTACCTGATGAGTTGATATTCCAAGGATTAAAGGAACTCAGGTTACAGCTAGGAGATGAAAATTTTGAGAATCTTTAGCAAGTATCGGCTAAGGCCCCAGGGCTGGATTGTGCTTTAATAGCCTAGTCTGTGTAAGGGGTGGCATGCAGCCTTCTCTGCTCCCTGGGGAGGCAGTAATTTGTTCCTGGCTCGTAGCAGATTACTAATCCCCCCTCAGGAAAACCAAGTTCATTCTCACATATTGCCCCATTTGCTCACGTATCTCCCTCACGCATCATCACATTCACCCCAATTTAGATTCATTCACTGCAGCAAACTTATGTTAAAGGCATTCCCAGAATGCAGTAGGAATGGCAGCCGGAAAGGAAAAGGACCTTGTACCTAGCAACTCTGCTTTGGTAAAGTTTTGTCTTATCCCTGAACCCTTGTATTTATCTTGGCTTTCACTTCATCCTACACCTATTCTCCTGCCCTATGGTGCTCCCAATTCATTCTCCAGCCTCCTTTCAACCTCTTCATGCCATGTTTGGAATAGCTTCAGTTTCTGCATGCCAAGCATCCACCTTACGTTGACTCAtttatagagccctgcaaatctgcagatgtCCACTTTATATCCACGGACCATGTTTGCGAATCGCGGATCAGATGTGggtacaaattttgtatccgtgcagggctgtATTCCTTGGTACAGTGTTACCAacatatttgatgtttttctgaaagctccaGTTCCTGGAGTCCAGGGAACAATTTGAGAATCtcagcattcatttaaaaaaaaaaaaaaagggtaagtTTTGAGCCCTCAtagtttcagagaaaagcttgaaaatgtgacctgagtgcacaTGACAgggtcagaaaccagaaggcaaagaaaaagcacCCCACatttattgttgttttaaaaatctcaggATTTTAAGCCAGTCTATGATTTTTAAGCATTATTCCTgagttttgaacacttggggaTAGCAACATTGCTGTTGTCTCTGCAACTTCTTGTGCCTGAATTGTCTTGTGCTTTTTCCTTCTGAGTTAGACCTAAGCTCTGTGAATAGGGAGGCTTTCTTTGCCCATCTTCTGTACAAGCACTGGGTGAATTCTGTACCAAAATCCAGCAGTGTAGTTGAGAGCAGAGTCTGATCTTTTCTTTGTTCACTACCACTTAGACTCTGTTCTCTGTTCACGCATCCAGTgccctgttttttcattttctgcTGCATTCATATTCCTGGCTGGTGGCTTAAAGGATTTTCCACAATATCCTCTAAATCCTTTCCTAATCAGCCCTGACTGCTCTATTTGCAATATACTTGCTATTCTGGTACATTGCCGTCACTGTtcatgttatatctttgtctacATTAACTACTTCATAACTGTGTAACCCATGGTATGTGATGCAAAATACATCCTTAGCGCTGCACCCTTCCCTGTAAAGAATCGCAAAGTTGCTTTCTCCTAACATGGAACAAGAAACTCTCCAAGAAGCAATAACTACTATctctctgctgcactgcagtTTCTACCTAGAACTCCTCCTGCCTGGCTTTCTGATGGAAGTTTAAATAAACAGTACAGATACCTGTACACcatcagggtgaccagatagcaagtgtgaaaaatcgggacggggtgtgtgggggggtaatagaagcctatataaaaaaaaaaacccaaaattgggactgtccctataaaatcatgacatcgGGTCACCCTAACACCATCCATAAATGAAGCACTGCTGCTATTCCGATGGAATATTGGTACTTTAAGAGATTGGTATGAGGTTCTGTTGCAACACAGGTTACAATGGACACCAGCGGTGAGGTACAGACTAGCATAGTCTAGTGGATTATGGGAG
The nucleotide sequence above comes from Trachemys scripta elegans isolate TJP31775 chromosome 3, CAS_Tse_1.0, whole genome shotgun sequence. Encoded proteins:
- the LRRN4 gene encoding leucine-rich repeat neuronal protein 4; the encoded protein is MFSLLLALSLLAWEAAAGLTDRAAPAALGDFTALFQLTQQDPWENDVNLTSMSCEDLRNKTWTHLQLNNNSLQAFPACLPGGLEALDLSTNQLPALSGVEIANFPKLRTLCLRHNHIQEVAWGTGALPSLQFLDLSANKLSSLPSCQTAHLPNLKWLSLAGNPITALQPLAFSCYPQLQFLNLSATLLGHESGGGISASAFAMNVLQGDTGNRARSTIDVLDLSGTFLEKIQQEWAQDLVSLRSLHLARMAQLRSFDTDLFKSLPRLRELNCQDSRALSGVRTELFDDAPHLTFLTFQNCNLSSFNPWNINSSGSISINLYGNPLECNCGLSWLLSDPERVVLQRASDTICNTASEDREKPSSSSSLSLLQLYDECQAKRNTTFPTSNTPPLTEDSSNLPIIDSTTAAATMDSTLFAEEHYSDSLVSRNMVSMTQTAQMKNDPTSADTFSKSTTDPTTEGTTATSSTILGELYGDSLTQQSTASTIKTDPLKRNATTTTALFPQEETFYQSTNNPSTEATGPTGTNSPIFPGTVSPSQTDQWPQNPTKTNLIPNPTHAVIHMDYEDDYYEDQSKESITQPIIVSCDYDPCHHLQKPCSELQRLSPCLCPGVSGEDTVPDPPRLREVSETTDTSAQIHWCAPSSVVHTYQLAYHSKGSEKSLVDEIYPTARQHTLYKLSPDTTYWVCVIASNKAGSSQTTSEKILGNPCTQFTTKPSYISIFVVLSLASGVFLITTMVLSVCLYQKCKKPHAEQYGTHLISYKNPAFDYPLKLQPCN